A window from Patescibacteria group bacterium encodes these proteins:
- the truB gene encoding tRNA pseudouridine(55) synthase TruB, with translation MQGIHSIYKPKGPSSHQIINELRKITQIKTIGHAGTLDPMASGILVVGIGRWAVKKIWSNNLEEKEYLAQIKLGEKSNTDDKTGQIKKLKNIPKPDIKDVKKALKNFKGNIKQKPPDFSAIKIKGQRAYKISLQGKKPPIKKRLVNIKNIKLINYKWPFLDLKIITGPGVYIRSLARDLGEILDTGGVLYKLERTRVGKFIKKNSYTLTAFKKEYQKRKMDLTLCPIIKNNKILLGMKKRGFGQGRWNGFGGKLKPGENIRSSLIREIKEECEIFPKKINQRGLFIFEFENNPEILHVHLFDCPEFQGKPKETEEMKPKWFDFDKIPYKKMWPDDKFWLPLFLKGKNLKGVFYFKDKDNLLDYSLKEIK, from the coding sequence ATGCAAGGTATACATTCTATTTATAAGCCCAAAGGCCCCAGCTCTCACCAAATTATTAATGAGCTGAGAAAAATTACCCAAATAAAAACTATTGGCCACGCCGGTACTTTAGACCCGATGGCCAGCGGTATTTTAGTGGTTGGCATTGGGCGCTGGGCTGTAAAAAAAATATGGTCAAATAACCTAGAAGAAAAAGAATACCTAGCCCAAATAAAATTAGGCGAAAAAAGTAATACTGACGACAAAACCGGCCAAATTAAAAAACTTAAAAATATTCCTAAGCCTGATATTAAGGATGTAAAAAAAGCGCTCAAAAACTTTAAAGGCAATATAAAACAAAAACCGCCTGATTTTTCAGCTATTAAAATAAAAGGACAAAGAGCCTATAAGATTTCCCTTCAAGGCAAAAAACCTCCCATAAAAAAAAGACTGGTTAATATTAAAAATATAAAATTAATTAACTATAAATGGCCTTTTTTAGATTTAAAAATTATTACCGGTCCCGGAGTTTATATTCGATCATTAGCTCGAGACCTAGGAGAAATATTAGATACTGGCGGAGTGTTATATAAATTAGAAAGAACCAGAGTGGGTAAATTTATCAAAAAAAATTCATACACTTTAACCGCCTTTAAAAAAGAATATCAAAAAAGAAAAATGGACTTAACTCTTTGTCCAATTATAAAAAATAATAAAATACTGTTGGGTATGAAAAAAAGAGGCTTTGGTCAGGGTCGTTGGAACGGTTTTGGCGGCAAACTTAAACCAGGAGAAAATATCCGATCATCTCTAATTAGAGAAATAAAAGAGGAATGTGAAATTTTCCCAAAAAAAATAAATCAAAGAGGCTTATTCATATTTGAATTTGAAAATAATCCGGAAATATTACATGTTCATTTGTTTGATTGTCCAGAATTTCAGGGCAAACCAAAAGAAACTGAAGAAATGAAACCAAAGTGGTTTGATTTTGACAAAATACCTTATAAAAAAATGTGGCCGGATGATAAATTTTGGCTGCCTTTATTTTTAAAAGGTAAAAACTTAAAAGGAGTATTTTATTTTAAAGATAAAGATAATTTACTAGACTACAGCTTAAAAGAAATTAAATAA
- a CDS encoding FtsX-like permease family protein, giving the protein MKKFETRIPFFLMWKYLHRGNKWTLFLIIFLMAIAFINLVFVTSLFNGIIKSSEDQIINTYTGHIMITPKIGSDYIEEAEHKTKIINEIENIAGVSDQISIPGSLEYKGIKGNWTILAIDPEKEKTVTNVHEKMISGEYLNSHDTDKIIIGRQIAGGEEVEMNAFSFKGVSVGEKVTLNLGEITKEFEIQGIFYTKFINTDQRAFITKKAWQELNPEADNKATSIIVRLDKRDGQTAISKMKEKGINENFLTWENVSGLMDTVTSSFLSINILLTLVGTLIAAVTIFIVIYIDITNKKRQIGILRAIGIKPYIIRSAYVIQTSIYSVSGVLLGTALFFGILVPYFKAFPFELPIGDATLVVNPADYIFRLETIILVAIGSGLIPVFMVTRMKILDAIWGRN; this is encoded by the coding sequence ATGAAAAAGTTTGAGACCAGAATTCCTTTTTTTCTAATGTGGAAATATTTGCATCGAGGCAACAAATGGACTTTGTTTCTGATCATTTTTTTAATGGCTATTGCTTTTATCAACTTAGTTTTTGTTACTTCACTCTTTAACGGGATTATCAAGTCTTCCGAAGACCAGATTATCAATACCTACACCGGCCATATTATGATTACGCCTAAAATTGGCTCGGATTATATTGAAGAAGCTGAGCATAAAACTAAAATAATTAACGAAATTGAAAATATCGCCGGTGTTTCTGATCAAATTTCTATTCCGGGCAGTCTGGAGTATAAAGGTATTAAAGGCAACTGGACAATTTTAGCTATTGACCCAGAAAAGGAAAAAACAGTGACTAATGTTCATGAAAAAATGATCAGCGGAGAATATCTTAACAGTCATGATACTGATAAAATTATAATCGGACGCCAAATTGCCGGCGGCGAAGAGGTAGAAATGAATGCCTTTTCTTTTAAAGGCGTTTCAGTCGGGGAAAAAGTTACTCTTAACTTAGGAGAGATTACTAAAGAATTTGAAATTCAGGGTATATTTTACACTAAATTTATTAACACTGACCAGAGAGCCTTTATTACTAAAAAAGCCTGGCAAGAGCTAAACCCCGAGGCCGATAATAAAGCGACCTCTATTATTGTTCGGCTGGATAAACGCGACGGCCAAACAGCTATCAGTAAAATGAAAGAAAAAGGTATTAATGAAAATTTTCTTACCTGGGAAAATGTTTCCGGTTTGATGGATACCGTCACCAGCAGTTTTCTCAGTATTAATATTTTACTGACCCTTGTCGGCACTCTCATCGCGGCTGTCACTATATTTATTGTTATCTATATTGATATTACTAATAAAAAAAGGCAAATTGGCATTTTAAGGGCCATCGGTATTAAGCCTTATATTATCCGCAGTGCCTATGTCATCCAAACTTCCATTTATTCGGTCTCAGGTGTACTTTTGGGCACGGCTCTATTTTTTGGCATTTTGGTCCCCTATTTTAAGGCCTTTCCTTTTGAATTACCAATCGGTGACGCGACTTTAGTGGTTAATCCGGCTGATTATATTTTCCGTCTGGAAACTATTATTTTGGTAGCCATTGGCTCGGGTTTGATTCCCGTTTTTATGGTCACCCGCATGAAAATTTTAGACGCTATTTGGGGGCGGAATTAA
- a CDS encoding ABC transporter ATP-binding protein produces MSKTLIKVNNISKTYHLGEVKVPALKNISLTVNQGDFLIICGRNGSGKSTLMRQLALVDRPDKGEIYLNTQEMVKMSSKKRRELRLTQLGYIFQEYALIAELTALENVMLPAMMLQAAKSCRHRAQSLLEKVDLGDKINNLPSQLSGGEQQKVAIARALVNNPEIIFADEPTANLDTTAGHEVLEIFKYLDEQENHTIVMITHEADEEKYANRIIKLKDGRMV; encoded by the coding sequence ATGTCTAAAACTTTAATCAAAGTTAATAATATTTCTAAGACTTATCATCTTGGAGAAGTTAAAGTACCGGCTTTAAAAAATATTTCCCTCACCGTAAATCAGGGTGATTTTTTAATTATTTGCGGCCGTAATGGCTCTGGCAAATCTACTTTAATGCGGCAGCTGGCTTTGGTTGACCGGCCGGATAAAGGAGAAATATATCTGAATACTCAGGAAATGGTTAAAATGTCCTCTAAGAAAAGACGTGAATTAAGATTGACCCAGCTGGGCTATATTTTCCAGGAATACGCTTTAATTGCCGAGTTAACCGCTCTAGAAAATGTGATGCTGCCGGCCATGATGCTTCAGGCCGCTAAGAGCTGCCGCCATAGAGCCCAGTCTCTTTTAGAAAAAGTGGACCTGGGAGATAAAATAAATAATCTGCCTAGTCAATTATCCGGCGGCGAGCAGCAAAAAGTGGCTATTGCCCGGGCTTTAGTTAATAACCCGGAAATTATTTTTGCTGATGAACCAACAGCCAACCTGGACACCACAGCCGGCCATGAAGTTTTAGAAATTTTCAAATACCTGGACGAACAAGAAAATCACACCATTGTCATGATTACCCATGAAGCGGATGAAGAAAAATACGCCAACCGTATTATTAAACTAAAAGACGGGAGGATGGTATGA
- a CDS encoding NAD(P)H-hydrate epimerase, whose amino-acid sequence MYYALEKDLEKLDALAVKHGLKTQQMMELAGFHILDLFSRLKIKKNQKFLSVIGKGNKGGDVLGASRHLINHGFKGEIILISKKVSSAAQDHLNLLKKMKVPISLFNKNTAKNKIKKADILIDGLIGYHLKGAPRDNFAELINLMNQSKNNIIAYDIPSGLSVEGRAYQPTVQAFATLSLGLAKKAFKTEMGQEYSGKIFLADIGVPEFIYKKINKNIEFPFSKNSLIRI is encoded by the coding sequence ATGTATTATGCTTTGGAAAAAGATTTGGAAAAACTTGATGCTTTAGCTGTCAAGCACGGCCTGAAAACTCAGCAAATGATGGAGCTAGCTGGTTTTCATATTTTAGATTTATTTAGCCGACTTAAAATCAAAAAAAATCAAAAATTTTTAAGCGTCATTGGTAAAGGCAATAAAGGTGGCGACGTACTTGGTGCTTCCCGCCATCTTATTAATCACGGCTTTAAGGGAGAAATTATATTGATTTCAAAAAAGGTCAGTTCAGCGGCCCAAGATCATTTGAATTTATTAAAGAAAATGAAAGTGCCCATTTCACTTTTTAATAAAAATACCGCTAAAAACAAAATTAAAAAAGCTGATATTCTCATTGACGGACTGATTGGCTATCATCTGAAAGGGGCTCCCCGTGATAATTTCGCCGAGTTAATAAATTTAATGAATCAGTCAAAAAATAATATTATTGCCTATGATATCCCTTCGGGACTATCAGTTGAAGGCCGAGCCTATCAGCCAACTGTGCAAGCTTTTGCTACACTTTCTTTAGGTCTGGCTAAAAAAGCTTTTAAAACTGAAATGGGCCAAGAATATTCTGGTAAGATCTTTCTGGCTGATATTGGCGTACCTGAATTTATCTATAAAAAGATTAATAAAAATATTGAATTTCCTTTTTCTAAAAATTCTTTAATTAGAATTTAA
- a CDS encoding RDD family protein yields the protein MFCEQCGKQISEAGKYCRYCGHKTQELKQEVSVDKQKDEISKQKQKIDNIKYAGFWIRFFAYLIDGFVILVLLAVLYLILPKIFDDYTLFIILYIFLIWAYFIYFEGKSGSTIGKKLLGIKVLSKDLKPINYNIAFIRTLGKIPSSILFLGYIAIALNKNKLGWHDKIAKTVVIYERKKAKSKKFEDKKVKNKKNTKKSTSTIIATRILYSVLILLLLFLSILGAIGAFTEKGNGNQNSNKTSITNRVINPMPDHLIIMDPLFKIDSSGEYQCKRFGEIGFMPEDYLAEKEIEIRGYFAGTSLSVNDIDIELKGTKFDTNIEFDFKSGKNRLIFKGIYPTGREEIRECYMEYRP from the coding sequence ATGTTTTGTGAACAATGTGGAAAACAAATATCTGAAGCGGGAAAATATTGTCGCTATTGTGGCCATAAAACACAAGAATTAAAACAAGAAGTTAGTGTTGATAAACAAAAAGATGAAATATCAAAACAAAAACAAAAGATTGATAATATTAAATATGCGGGATTTTGGATTAGATTTTTTGCGTACCTAATTGATGGCTTTGTTATTTTGGTATTATTGGCTGTTTTGTACTTAATATTACCGAAAATTTTTGATGATTATACTCTTTTTATAATCCTTTATATATTTTTAATTTGGGCGTATTTTATTTATTTTGAAGGCAAAAGTGGTTCAACAATAGGAAAAAAGTTACTAGGGATTAAAGTGCTCTCTAAGGATTTAAAACCGATTAATTATAATATTGCGTTCATACGAACATTAGGGAAAATTCCATCAAGTATATTATTTTTAGGTTATATTGCCATTGCCTTAAACAAAAACAAATTGGGTTGGCACGATAAAATTGCCAAGACAGTAGTTATTTATGAAAGAAAAAAGGCAAAGAGTAAAAAATTTGAGGATAAAAAAGTAAAGAATAAGAAAAATACAAAAAAATCTACTAGCACTATTATTGCCACAAGAATTCTTTATAGTGTACTTATCTTACTTTTATTATTTTTATCAATCCTTGGAGCAATAGGAGCATTTACAGAGAAAGGGAACGGTAATCAAAATTCAAATAAAACATCAATTACAAATAGAGTGATTAATCCTATGCCCGACCATTTAATAATAATGGATCCCCTTTTTAAAATAGATAGCTCTGGGGAATATCAGTGCAAAAGGTTCGGTGAAATTGGCTTTATGCCTGAGGATTATTTAGCAGAAAAAGAAATTGAAATTAGAGGATATTTTGCGGGGACGTCATTAAGCGTTAATGATATAGATATAGAGTTAAAAGGTACAAAATTTGACACAAATATAGAGTTTGATTTTAAGTCAGGGAAAAATAGATTGATATTTAAAGGTATATACCCAACAGGGAGAGAAGAAATAAGAGAATGTTATATGGAATATAGACCCTAA